From a region of the Solanum stenotomum isolate F172 chromosome 2, ASM1918654v1, whole genome shotgun sequence genome:
- the LOC125856411 gene encoding dirigent protein 11, with protein MIARIIFCIAILLAILSVILLAIFSPIPNQNKSKNPPWVDLSLYIQQPRIPSSNFPSQKAPTDFGALIFHRLLTEGPENTSRIVGKVQGFIIPIQDFANSAFNIIYLTFNSKEFSGSLSVEAKSLTNDNNKLNVVGGTGYFAFARGLAIFAQTKMENINSDNLEANYYQLKLQLKYPNKSNTIPK; from the coding sequence ATGATAGCAAGAATCATTTTTTGCATTGCAATTTTATTAGCAATACTTTCAGTAATTCTCCTTGCAATATTCTCACCAATACCTAAtcaaaacaaatcaaaaaatcCCCCTTGGGTTGATTTATCCCTCTATATTCAACAACCTCGAATCCCCTCTTCCAATTTCCCCTCTCAAAAAGCGCCAACAGACTTTGGTGCTTTAATTTTCCATCGCCTTCTTACTGAAGGCCCTGAAAACACGTCTCGTATAGTTGGAAAAGTGCAAGGTTTCATCATCCCAATTCAAGATTTCGCAAATTCCGcgtttaatattatttatcttaCATTTAATTCAAAAGAATTTAGTGGGAGTCTTAGTGTTGAGGCTAAGAGTTTGACAAATGATAATAACAAGTTGAATGTTGTTGGTGGTACTGGCTATTTTGCCTTTGCTCGTGGTCTAGCTATTTTTGCAcaaacaaaaatggaaaatattaaTTCTGATAATTTAGAAGCtaattattatcaattaaagcTTCAATTGAAATACCCTAATAAATCCAATACAATTCCAAAATGA